The following are encoded in a window of Narcine bancroftii isolate sNarBan1 chromosome 2, sNarBan1.hap1, whole genome shotgun sequence genomic DNA:
- the LOC138755063 gene encoding actin-like protein 7B, whose translation MEIQPTAPTPRREGTPRPPSKAQKSSSRLSQRGKSVDMKADRVIKIRAVMIDLGTGYCKAGYTGLPLPSVVLPSTMGRPVQMGTEPGDNRQENFVGEVLAAPEPALKLASPLRHGIVADWDGAEALLAHIFHRALRILPEEHAVMVADPPLSPASNREKMAEVLFETFGAPSIHVADQSVLSLYSSGCITGLVVECGHGVTHVAPVHEGYIMPHVTARADYGGADLNDYLLQLLNEAGHRFTEAGLHIVEDIKKKCCYTSVNFEEELGLDVNEHLVEYELPDGYIVSLGKERFRCPEALFKPSLMGSKEPGVHSLALHSLDSCDSPVKDSIASNILVCGGSTMFGGFSERLQKEMDRLGSGRNPAVRCFPARKYSVWLGGSILASLQAFQQLWVHRREYDEWGPFIIHRKCFSIYSLDV comes from the coding sequence ATGGAGATCCAACCAACAGCACCGACGCCCAGGAGGGAGGGCACCCCGCGCCCGCCCTCCAAAGCCCAGAAATCCAGCTCCAGGCTGTCACAGCGCGGTAAGTCGGTGGACATGAAGGCAGACAGGGTGATAAAGATCAGGGCCGTGATGATCGACTTGGGGACGGGTTATTGCAAGGCCGGCTACACCGGGCTGCCCCTGCCCTCGGTGGTGCTCCCCTCAACTATGGGCAGACCCGTGCAGATGGGCACCGAACCAGGCGACAACCGCCAGGAGAATTTCGTGGGCGAAGTCCTGGCTGCACCGGAGCCAGCGCTGAAGCTGGCCAGCCCGCTGAGGCACGGCATCGTGGCGGACTGGGACGGGGCGGAAGCTCTCTTGGCTCACATCTTCCACAGGGCCCTGCGGATCCTCCCCGAGGAGCACGCCGTGATGGTGGCCGACCCTCCCCTCAGCCCGGCCAGCAACAGGGAGAAGATGGCCGAGGTCCTCTTCGAGACTTTCGGCGCCCCCTCCATTCACGTCGCCGACCAGTCTGTCCTCTCGCTCTACTCCTCCGGCTGCATCACCGGCCTGGTGGTCGAGTGCGGCCACGGAGTCACTCACGTGGCACCCGTGCATGAAGGCTACATCATGCCCCACGTGACGGCCAGGGCCGACTACGGGGGCGCCGACCTCAATGATTACCTACTGCAGCTGCTCAACGAGGCAGGTCACCGGTTCACCGAGGCCGGGCTCCACATCGTGGAGGATATCAAAAAGAAATGCTGCTACACCTCGGTCAACTTCGAGGAGGAGCTCGGCCTGGACGTGAACGAGCACCTGGTGGAGTACGAGCTCCCCGATGGCTACATCGTCTCGCTGGGCAAGGAGAGGTTCCGCTGCCCGGAGGCGCTCTTCAAGCCCTCCCTCATGGGCTCCAAGGAGCCCGGAGTCCACTCCCTGGCTTTGCACAGCCTGGACTCGTGCGACAGCCCCGTCAAAGACAGCATTGCCAGCAACATCCTCGTGTGCGGGGGCTCCACCATGTTCGGCGGCTTCTCGGAGCGCCTGCAGAAGGAGATGGACAGGCTGGGCAGCGGCAGGAACCCCGCCGTGCGCTGCTTCCCCGCGAGGAAGTACTCGGTCTGGCTCGGAGGCtccattctggcttccctccAGGCCTTCCAGCAACTCTGGGTGCACAGGAGAGAATACGACGAGTGGGGCCCATTTATCATTCATCGCAAGTGCTTCTCAATCTATTCGTTGGACGTTTAG